The nucleotide window aaatataagtgctGTAAACACTGTTGAGTATATGAGTTCAATGTGTACACAACGCCCACTAAAcatggacatatgtacatacatatgctagaAAACACTTCTAGCTCCATGCTTTACCACCAAGTGAGCAACTGAATCACCGGCGTAGACGTAGCAAACATTGCTACGTACATAAATCAACGTCACATTGCATTCAGACAATCATTATTTTAGTTGTAAAGCTTAGAAGACTGCTGCAcgttcacacatatgtatagagTATCTAGTGAATATCAAGGGAATTCACACCATATGCAATTATAATGTTATTTAGAAAGCACTACAACTGGACTTTTGCAAGACTACAACCCGCTACTCTACTACTACTCTTGAGCGACGCCTTCAGTAATTTGTTTAGTACTATCGCGTGCATCAACAGTAGAGTATTAATTGCAGTCGTATAGCTGAATTTTTCTGTCTGTATTTCGCCGGTGAATATAAAAGCAACATTGTTTTGTATGTGTACCAAAATAGTTTCTACTACTTTTCGCAAATAAGTTATGCAgtggtttgtttttttttacctatCTCATTGTCTGCTTTGTGCTTGCTTGTCATGGCCCCTTTCAAATACGAAAACTGTATATTACTTTGCTTCCTTGAGAAagctaaattgttttaaatgaaattttatatcatTCGAGGACAACAACAATGAAGAATGAATGAAGAGAAACACATCCATAGTCGTAGAGTCTCCCACCATTTTTCAACTTCTGTACATTTTGCTTAAATTCTAATTTCAAAATCCATGAGTCTTGTAATCCTTTATAAAACTTTCTTTAATTTGGGCATATAATGTAATGAGACAAATTTCATTTCAGAATGTCTTTTAAAGAACGAAACCTAAAAAGTTTGtagttattattaattaattaaaatttagtcaatacagaaatttaattgaaattgttgtATTCATTGTAGTATTATTGTTTAAGTGatgtaaagaaatttatttaaacacaaaataaatgtaTGATATGTACATTCATCTTGTTGCAGTGGGAGCCACTCCctctttttcacaaatttttttccaaagttttatatttcagagtattataaatttgttcacctaacggttgtaaaTATCGCCTgcaactaatcgagatagatacaGCTATGGACATATAAATGgcacaaaattatatttcaactaaatgttaaaaattgtcCATTAAAAATTGCTCGAAATGTCAAATTTTTTGCATCCAACTTTGTCCCGTAATAGCTCTCATATCTGCAGCGGCGAAATATTCCGTTATGTTTTGCTAATTATTTACCGTTATCAATTTTGTGTAAACAACACTAATATTGAATGGACACGTAAATGGCacaaactaatttgcatacacagtTCCCGCGTAAACTTCGATACAAGCGCATGATATTTACCACAGTTGGATAGTTTTTTATCAGAAGTATTTTGAGTAAATAAGTTATAGAAAATGGGATCAGGAAAGCATACCACAATAGAAGAAAGACGAATCATATGGAAAATGCATGAAGGAGAACAGAAAGTGGCCGAAAttgctaaaaaatttaaatatttctcggAAAAAAGTATACAATGCAATTAATTCATGTGTGAAGAACCCtgatttattgataaaatcacaAATTCGAAAACCAAGGCCTCGAAAAACAGATGCGCGTACGGATGCTGCTATTGTAAGAATGTCCAAAAATGACCCATTCAAGTCATCACGACAGATAGCAGCCGATATCAACCAATCATTGGATACAGAAATATCCTACAGGCTTGTCAGAAGACGACTGAATGAAGCAAACTTGTTTGGGCGCATTTCTAGGAAGAAGCCACtcctgtcaaaaaaaaaaaacatttctaaaCGATTGGCCTTCGCCAGAGCCCATCAAGAAAAAGCAATCAATTTTTGGAGAAACATATTGTGGAGTGACGAAACGAAGATCAACAGGATAGGGACAGATGGAAGAGTCTTTGTTCATCGCCCTAAAAGCCAAGAATTTAATCCAAGGTTCACACAGAAGACAATCAAAAACGGGGGCGGAAACATTATGGTTTGGGGTGCATTTTCCTGGCATGGCATAGGGCCATTCGTACGGATAAACGGCAAGATGGATAAGTTTCAATACTTAGACATTTTGAGACATCATATGGAACCATATGCCTTCGATAACATGCcaattaaatggaaatttatGCAAGACAATGACCCCAAACACTCATCCAAACTAGTTAAGAATTGGTTTAGTGCGGAGAAAATCGATGTCTTAGATTGGCCAGCGCAGAGCCCCGACTTAAATCCCATTGAAAACTTATGGAATGAAGTCAAGATTAGAGTCgcgaagaaaaattataaaaatctggACGATCTTTGGGCTGCCGTTCAGGAAGCTTGGCATGCCATACCTAAGACCAAGTGTGAAAAACTGGTTGAGAGTATGAGTCGCAGGTGTGAAGCAGTCATTAAAAACAAAGGCTACAGCACAAAATATTAGCTACTAAATTGTTTGTACACAAAAGAACCAGataaaaaaacgtttttaacTCGTTTTTTCCCCTCTTTTGCAGATTGTGCCATTTATGTGTCCATCTAATTTCACCACTTTTTCTaccttttcattatttttgttgtgttattaatgaattcgaaattgagtttgtGCTATATTTTAGATGTAAGGAATAAACTTTCCGAAAACCGCAAAAACTTGGTTGTTTGAAAGAATATTAAAGATACTTTAGCATGTGAAAGTATACTTAAATGAATGTGCAATTTATATGTCCATAGCTGTATAGGGTTATgcacatataaatgatcagggtgacgaaaaaagtttaaatatagtTGACTGTCTCTCTGTCCATCCGTCTGTTTGTCCTGTAACTTGAGTAAttattgagatatcttaatgaaacttgggaTGCAgattccttagtacaaaaaaaaatgaattcgaTTTTAGATGGGATTAATTGGACTACTGCCACGAttacaaatcgccattaaccgaaaacgtataaagtgccataattaattataaagctCTAATTTGACACAGGgcatcgcagtagcaaggggcacctgtgggtgaaaatgtttgaaaaatggTCGTGGCCTCGCCTTTTAACATGTTTAATGTACATGTCTCCTAAGCCACTTAAActagaaaaaccaaaattgctgagtacaaatcttcTACACTTCTACCGatattgtgaaaatggatgaaatcggaggaaaACTCCGCCCACTTCCCAAATAACGATACTTTTAAAAGCTACTAAAAGCACGacaaatcaaaaactaaataagCCGGAAAcgttaaattttaccaccgataTGAAATAAGATAGTTTTATGGGAGCTGGTGTGTAGATTTTTAGTTTCTTCTTTACAATTTGACTTTCCATTACGTTGTACATTGCATAATTTAAAATGCAACGAAAGAAAGTATAAGTGAACATGCAAATCTATGGGTTAGCTTGTAGAAAAAgaagtgtataaaatattttaagtgcgGTTGAAGATATGAGTATGACTTTGAATTATTTACAGATGCTGTTCCACTATGCACTTTGAAGTTttctcaaattaattaaaatgcaatttcataacaatgtttttatatttgtaatcaCTACATacacaatttataaataaataaaacaatataataatgCATATTACTAATACTTCACACtttttatacttatacttatgctTATCAGTCATCGACTGACACTTGACGCAAACGGTTGTGCTCTCAGCTGTATTGTCTGCGATTTCAGTTAAAACAGAATAGTTTATTATCTCATTCCTCATCGCACTCTACTCCCTCAAATTTGTTAGTGAATTTTAGTGAATTaacttaattgaattaaaatcgttaaaaaatgTCCCTTGGGGGAAAATAATAGGTTCGCCCTATTATCTTCTAGTCcccaaccaaaaaaaaaaaaacaaaagcgacCAAATATCGAAAGAGGAATTATTTCCTACtttaccaacaacaaaacaagaTAGCCCTAAGTATGTGAAGATAAGTTCAAGTGAAACAAGCAAacctttaaataaattttaaaaaatttaaactcctCAAAAGGCACTATCGACGCTCCGCGTTTAAATCAAGTCTCTGAcaatgaaataattgaaaaaacagGGTATTACATCCATTTACAAATATCTACAATATATAAATGGTCAACCCACCCCAAGTGGCGTGGTTCTTTTCACCTTCGATCGCTATTACTGACCCGAAAAAATTGATGTATCATGGTATACAACCAAGGTAAGACCCTACTACCCAAACCCAGTGAGATGCAAAAACTGCCACCTTCTTGGCCATACAAAAAACGCTGCAATAAGATCCCTATCTGCGACACATGTGCATTACCAACACACCATCCCTCCCCCTGTGCTCGCACTCTCTGTGTAGATTGTTCTGCTGAACACGCCGCCTCAAGCAAATTGTGCCCAAAGttcagtgaaataaaaaaaataataacaattcaaACATATTGCTCATTTCGTGAAGCAGTAAATATTCACAAAGCACAAATACAACATGTTTTTAATTCTTCATCTCCTTCATTCGCTAACATAAGTAACAATCCGACAAACATAGATATCtctaataacaaacaaaatacaCAAAGAGGAGCGCAAATCTTCTTCTACTCACTGTCACATACCCATCTCAAcacttttaaatattacaaaagcactgatgttttaaaaaatagattttggACTCGCAATTTATGGACATTGTGCAAAAAAGCACCTCAGCAATGCTCATACCAAAGTTTATGCAGTGTAAAAACTCGATCTTGTTTAATTTACTGAAAACAAATCCTAAAATCAACAAACCATCTACGATCATAAAATGCTTGAATATTATCAAtcagggcccgaatcgcggcattCGTGAACGAGTAAAATTGTTCGAAATTTCCAGTTTTCGGATTGCGGCACTCGTTATCGAGTACACTCATTCGAAATTTGACATTCTGTCATTCGATAACGAGTTGTAATTCAAACGAACCTAACGAAATGTCATTCGAttgataatttgcaatcgttaattcaaaagttttcaaacGTCGTGAGTTTActcagaaaaaatcaaataaaatgtaagttaaCATTTATGTTATTGACTATTTTATAAGTAGAATCATTTTTTTAGgacaaatgttaataaaatcaacatgagacaaaaaaatttaatggccGAATACATGCTTCGAAATCATGATTTGGCCAAAAATATGTTGCCGAATTGTGGTCAGGGCAAAGTTGCTGCCAATAAATTGTGGGACTCCTTGACGGTCCTGCTTAATGCGGCCGGTCCACCGATGAAGGATGCTGAATCTTGGCGAAAAGTACGTAGATCTCCATGAATTTCCTCTTTTGATAAGTGTCTTAACAAATTTACTAACACaaatcttattttctatatatatatacacttagGTATTTGCTGATCAAAAGCACAACGTCAAAAAAAAGTTGTCTTTCAACAAAGCGTCGAAGCAGCGAACTGGTGGTGGTCCTTACGAAGAAAAGTACCTAACAACAGCAGAGGAGCAACTGCTTCAGGCTACCGGCATGGACGTTGCGGTAGAAGGCCTGGGAGAAGTAAGAACTTTTGGCAACTCCACCCCTGAAAAAGAGCCTGTCGAAAAGCTTATGGCAGAGCTTTTATACAGTGAGGAAGACGACGTTCCACCGAAACCATCTACTAGTCGCAGCGCTACGAAGAGGAGCAAACAGGATGCTGCCGATGAAAAGCTGGCCCTCATTAAAGAAAACATGATCGCGTTTGAAAGCTACTAGCAGAGTATAGGCGCAAAACTAGACAAGCTTATAGCTTTGAAGGAGAGGTCGATGGAAATGTAAGAGGAAGCTCACAAAGCTTATATGGAAGTCAATGCAATAGAGCTGCAAATTAACCGAATAAAATTAGAAgccttaaaagaaaataaataaatatacatacaaataataataaacatacatacacttgttttattcaaattgtattttctAGCGCCAATATTATATGGTTTCGAATTTTGTGTccaattttggttaaatgagTTTCGTTTCCCATATCCACTTCTGTGTTAATAGCTTCACTTGCATAATGTCTGCAATACGACGCATCTTtgaaatgtatgcaaatgttatGCAACGCTGCACATACATTCCCGAATTGTACCATTTTTTCAGGTTGGTAACGGCTTCTCTTGCCATTGCTGAGAATTTTCCAATGGCCAATTAGGATACCAATGGTTCTTTCAACCACACAGCGAGCTTTAGAATGAACCTCATTGAACCGAGCTGTAGTAGACCCTTCTTCAGGGTTCCTGAATGGTGTTAAACACCACGGCTCCAAGGGAAAACCCTAATCTCCTATTGatttacgaaaaatatattttaaatttaggtacatatgtacatatatgcataacagtacaataaaaagttatattacCTAAAAGccaaacatttttgaagttattttagttaaattgcTCCTCCAAAAACTTTCGTTGTGCCGAATGCTTCCACACAAAGGAATCGTGTGCGGCTCTACCATACTTTGAGTCAATGGCCAAAATGCGGTATTCATGGTCACATatctgtaattaaattaaagttcataagtatacgtatgtgtatgtgcatacattttatatgcaaCCTACTATCATTGAGTTGAAGCTATGGTATCCTTTCCTGTTGAAGAACATGTGCTCATTTACTGTTGGTTTTTGCAGCCCAAAGTGCGTGCCATCAATACATCCAATAACTGCAtgcataaacatatatttaaatatgttaagtaTGCTTCAGCTTTAAAAACGCTACattttactcaaaataaaaGCGCTAATCTTACCTCCaggaattttgtatttttcaacaaACGATTTCGTGCATTCCGAAAGATTGTCGGGCACGAATTTAATAAATTGGGGGCACAACTTTGTTTCCATTTCGCTGATTTGCAAATAGTGCTTTGACATATTCCTATCAAAAAGTCATTTCCCACCAAGTGCTGGTAGCCACCACTGGCAAAAAGGGACAAAGTCGCTCCCAGTTGAATCATTGATGCCACTGCGGTTGACAAATGTCCTTCAAATTTGAGTTCAGCCAATACGTAGTTAAATGCACTTTTAGAGAGTCTGAACCGTTTCCTGAAGCTGTAAATATAGACATGTaggcaattgaaattaatttgtacacaatttttGCAATCGTTAAGTCAAAAGTAATTCCTTACGCTGCCTCCGGCAATGCCAAGCGATTGCTTTTGTCTCGCATTCGGTTCCTTATGACTTGCTGCACATTTTCTTCCTCAGATTCCGAagacgaatataaaaaaattattggatgCATCACTTTTGAGAAAAACAATAGTATTTcacctttataaaaaaatatagcacggcttcaacaactttctttgttttgatttcttttgttttgatttcacaATTTGACACTTCGTAAATGCCATTTGTAGAGAGGCCAGGGCTGTTACAGTGAGCTAATTTAAATTCGCTTCGTATCGAGTGCGGCGATCCGGCTACTCGAAACGTCACGAAATTTGTTTCGATACAATAGCTCGCTCGATCACGaatgccgcgattcgggcccagtTTCACATGACTTCGACACCGCAACTGTTAAAAGTGAACACTCACCCACACTGGCTAACGCTGAAAACGCCATTAATAAGTACGCTCTTCGAGTTTAAAAAAACAACCACCAATGAagaacaatatacatatgtatgtatctagcTATTCAATAACGCAGTAGTAAAGTACAAACCGGAGTGGAAATTAATATACACCGACGGATGCAAATCAGACACCCACACATTGTTTGCGGTAACAAACGAACAAGGCGTCACCATAACCGTCGGAATTTTACCAACGTACTGCTCGATATTTACAGCTGAAGCGGCTGCGATATATGAAGCGGTTCTATTTGTCGCACGaacaggaaaaaaatatatcatatgtaCCGATAGCAAATCGACAATTAACGCTATTTTAAATGAGACAAACTCAGTGCTGATCaacaatataaaagaaattttgcatcAACACAAAAACAGAATTAAGATCATGTGGATCCCTGGGCCTACTGGTATTAGAGGAAACCAACTTGCAGATTACCGTGCAAAAAAGGCAGGAAAAGAACCACTACTTTCATTCGATCACTGCACGTTGAAAGACATCCGCAATATGGTAAAAAAAGTACTCCACGAGTCAGCATCGGGAGATTGGTAAAATTTTCAGCACCATTACAAGGAACATAATCTCTCTGGTACAAGCCAAACTACCCAACTGATTGCGCTCGCGAAGATATAAAAACGTTTGTTCGCCTGAGAATAGGCCACACCGTCAAAACTCACAGTCATCTTTTAAACAAAACGGTTAAACCAAGCTGTTCATATTGTAATCAGCCAAATATATCAGTAAAAACCATCCTAAATGAATGCAACGCTTTAAATACATCTAGGACAACTACCTTAAGCAACGCTAAGgcgcattaaaattttatggtgacagacggcaggcttgtgcatttagacagctgacagtgaaatttgtttatttattaaaaaaaaaagtgaattaaaaatgaataagaacaagtaaggatgggctaagttcgggtgtcaccgaacattttatactctcgcatgataaagtggtaatcgagatttcattatcggtcatttacatatttttatactctcgcaacaaagttgctaaagagagtattatagttttgttcacataacggttgtttgtaagtcctaaaactaaaagagtcagatatagggttatatataccaaagtgatcagggtgacgagtagagttgaaatccggatgtctgtctgttggtccgtccgtccgtgcaagctgtaacttgagtaaaaattgagatatcatgatgaaacttggaacacgtatttcttggctccataagaaggttaagttcgaagatgggcaaaatcggcccactgccacgcccacaaaatggcggaaaccgaaaacttataaagtgtcataactaagccataaataaagatattaaaatgaaatttggcacaaacgatcacattagggaggggcatatttggacgtaatttttttggaaaagtgggcgtggccccgccccctaaaaagttttttgtatatatctcggaaactactatagctatgtcaaccaaactctacagaatcgtttccttcaggcatctccatatacacttcaaaaatggaagaaatcggataataaccacgcccatgcgagagtataaaatgtttcggtgacacccgaacttagcccttccttacttgtttattttgaattagaattaaattcaaagagatttacctatgtatattttcggtgaaaaattaggttaggttaggttaggcactgagttcttcgtgttcgatatcagggaccttgaaaagttatagtccgatcacgacaatctttccacaagggatagctcagctcaaataccgtattcgtgtaaagttttattccgctatcatcattggttcctaatgtatatattatacagagaaggcatcagatggaattcaaaatagtgttatattggaagaaggcgtggttgtgaaccgatttcacccatatttcgtacatgtcatcagggtgttaagaaaatattatacaccgaatttaattgaaatcggtggagtagttccttagatatggtttttggtccataagtgggcgacaccacgcccattttcaatttttgaaagaagcctgggtgcaacttccttctgcccTTTCTTCCCTAAAATTTACTGTTTCTGACGtattttgttagtcggttaacgcacttttagtgattttcaacataacctttgtatgggaggtgggcgtggattttatcagatttcttccatttttgaactgtatatggaaatgtctgaaggaaacgaccctatagagtttggttgacatagctatagtagtttccgagatatgtacaaaaaacttaaacgcccacttttccaaaaaaattacgtccaaatatgcccctccctaatgtgatcctttgtgccaaatttcactttaatatctttatttacgtcttagttatgacactttataggttttcggtttccgccattttgtgggcgtggcagtgggccgattttgcccatcttcttttactcaagttacagcttgcacggacggacagacgtctccttgatcactttggtatatataaccctatatctgactcttttagttttaggacttacaaacaaccgttatgtgaacaaaactataatactctccttagcaactttgttgcgagagtataaaaattattaatagaaattttggtgattttggaaaatcaatataaatttaacaaaaaaaatcgtttttattatctacgttaaaagataatagagtgaaattaatagcaataattgattgtaatgcggaaaaagtgtgcaaaaaagttaagaatattggaaaaatagatAGCAAtagtgcgacatctgtcaaaaaatatcaaaaatcgaCCATTTTTGAGCCTACTCAAATGTGGTAAATTCAAtcaaatgcacgaaattcttgtgcattacaaacttgcattaacatggatcaaatgcgcaaatatatgtaaattaagcccgctaatgcatatacGCGCTGTAGGCTGTCAGGGCTATTATTGTCTTTTTACTActatttccaggctgacattgttggggGGGcttacactggttccaagatagacgaaattatttacatcTTCaaagtgacgtgagagccaagtcgctagtgcgacgactgtttgttttttGACAGGAGATAtatcgtcttgctctcgttaaCTGCCAGTTCCTTGACCATtccggagaaagcagaactaacggcgcgggatatcaatatcatcgacatacgccagcagctgtatacttttataaaagattgtaccagGTCTATTAAGTTCTTCAgcccgaattattttctccaggagcgCAAACTTTGTTTgatatcgaacagctcggagaggtccttcccgattctgacggagcttttggtgttgctcaacgtcaattta belongs to Bactrocera dorsalis isolate Fly_Bdor chromosome 1, ASM2337382v1, whole genome shotgun sequence and includes:
- the LOC125777479 gene encoding putative nuclease HARBI1; its protein translation is MSKHYLQISEMETKLCPQFIKFVPDNLSECTKSFVEKYKIPGVIGCIDGTHFGLQKPTVNEHMFFNRKGYHSFNSMIICDHEYRILAIDSKYGRAAHDSFVWKHSAQRKFLEEQFN